A region from the Streptomyces tsukubensis genome encodes:
- a CDS encoding electron transfer flavoprotein subunit beta/FixA family protein, with protein MSLRIVVCVKYVPDASGDRGFADDLTVDREGVDGLLSELDEYAVEQALRISEAADGDASVTVLTVGPEDAREAVRKALSMGADAGIHVEDDDLHGSDVMGTSLVVASAVERAGFDLVVCGMASTDGVMGVLPALLAERLGVAQLSLLSEVSVAGGVVSGRRDGDVASEVVEAELPAVVSVTDQSGEARYPSFKGIMAAKKKKVESWDLEELELDAELVGAAGAWTAVDGVEARAARSAGTVVKDEGEGGRGVAEFLASRKFV; from the coding sequence GTGAGCTTGAGGATCGTTGTCTGTGTGAAGTACGTGCCCGATGCCAGTGGCGATCGTGGGTTCGCGGATGATCTGACGGTGGATCGTGAGGGTGTGGACGGTCTGTTGTCGGAGCTGGACGAGTATGCGGTGGAGCAGGCGCTGCGGATCTCGGAGGCGGCTGACGGGGATGCGTCGGTGACGGTGCTGACGGTGGGTCCGGAGGATGCGCGGGAGGCGGTGCGCAAGGCGCTGTCGATGGGTGCGGACGCGGGGATCCATGTCGAGGACGATGATCTGCACGGTTCGGATGTGATGGGGACGTCGCTGGTGGTGGCGTCGGCGGTGGAGCGGGCCGGGTTCGATCTGGTGGTGTGCGGGATGGCGTCGACGGACGGGGTGATGGGGGTGCTCCCGGCGCTGCTGGCGGAGCGGCTGGGGGTGGCGCAGCTGAGTCTGCTGTCGGAGGTGTCGGTGGCCGGTGGTGTGGTGTCGGGGCGGCGTGATGGGGATGTGGCGTCGGAGGTGGTGGAGGCGGAGCTGCCGGCGGTGGTGTCGGTGACCGACCAGTCCGGTGAGGCGCGTTACCCCTCCTTCAAGGGGATCATGGCGGCGAAGAAGAAGAAGGTGGAGTCCTGGGATCTGGAGGAGCTGGAGCTGGACGCGGAGCTGGTGGGTGCGGCGGGGGCATGGACCGCGGTGGACGGGGTGGAGGCGCGGGCTGCGCGCAGTGCGGGGACCGTGGTGAAGGACGAGGGTGAGGGAGGCCGTGGGGTGGCGGAGTTCCTGGCGTCCCGCAAATTCGTCTGA
- a CDS encoding MBL fold metallo-hydrolase, whose translation MDIVDVRPRLTMFRFPIGQAYLWYDDDGLTLVDSGHSGAAAAVEEGIRAVGQDPSRLRRIVLTHCHRDHVGAAQELADRYGAEIVAHRLDAPVVRGEVPTPEPKLLDWEIPYYEHGLTVPAAPPTRVDREVEDGDDLGFGDGAVVVHAPGHTDGSMGIHLPRHGVLFTGDAIAAVERRVILGVFNTDRERAKASMSRLAALAPDTVCFGHGDPVTEDTAAILRAAAKEAAEAE comes from the coding sequence ATGGACATCGTTGACGTACGGCCCCGCCTCACCATGTTCCGCTTCCCGATCGGCCAGGCGTACCTCTGGTACGACGACGACGGGCTGACCCTCGTCGACTCCGGCCACTCCGGGGCCGCCGCGGCCGTCGAGGAGGGCATCCGGGCCGTCGGACAGGACCCCTCCCGGCTCCGCCGGATCGTACTGACCCACTGCCACCGCGACCACGTCGGTGCCGCGCAGGAGCTGGCCGACCGGTACGGCGCCGAGATCGTGGCGCACCGGCTCGACGCCCCCGTCGTCAGGGGCGAGGTGCCGACGCCCGAACCGAAGCTGCTGGACTGGGAGATCCCGTACTACGAACACGGCCTCACGGTGCCTGCCGCGCCGCCGACCCGGGTGGACCGGGAGGTGGAGGACGGTGACGACCTCGGCTTCGGCGACGGAGCGGTTGTGGTGCACGCGCCGGGACACACCGACGGCTCCATGGGGATCCATCTGCCCCGGCACGGCGTGCTGTTCACCGGGGACGCGATCGCCGCGGTGGAACGGCGGGTGATCCTGGGCGTGTTCAACACCGACCGGGAGCGGGCGAAGGCGTCGATGAGCCGTCTCGCCGCGCTGGCGCCGGACACGGTCTGTTTCGGCCACGGGGATCCCGTGACCGAGGACACCGCGGCCATACTGCGCGCGGCCGCGAAGGAGGCGGCCGAGGCGGAGTGA
- a CDS encoding electron transfer flavoprotein subunit alpha/FixB family protein has protein sequence MADVLVVVDHVEGSVRKPTLELLTVARRLGTPVAVALGAGAGQTAEVLAGHGASRILVSEASEFADFLVVPKVDAVQRAVELVDPVAVLFVSSGENKEIAARLALRLESGVITDAVDVEAGEDGRPVAVQSAFAASYTTRSRVTRGIPVITVKPNSAPVEPVEGAGAVEELAVDFAAGVRGARVVSRSARESTGRPELTEAAIVVSGGRGLGSGENFALIEALADALGGAVGASRAAVDAGWYPHAHQVGQTGKSVSPQLYIASGISGAIQHRAGMQTSKTIVAINKDAEAPIFDLVDYGVVGDLHTVVPQLTEEVAARKG, from the coding sequence ATGGCGGATGTTCTGGTTGTTGTCGATCATGTGGAGGGGTCGGTTCGCAAGCCGACGCTGGAGCTGCTGACGGTGGCGCGGCGGCTGGGCACGCCGGTCGCGGTAGCGCTGGGCGCGGGCGCCGGGCAGACGGCCGAAGTACTGGCCGGGCACGGCGCTTCCCGGATTCTCGTATCCGAGGCGTCGGAGTTCGCGGATTTCCTGGTGGTGCCGAAGGTGGATGCGGTACAGCGGGCCGTGGAGCTGGTGGATCCGGTGGCGGTGCTGTTCGTGTCGTCGGGGGAGAACAAGGAGATCGCCGCCCGCCTCGCGCTGCGGCTGGAGTCGGGTGTGATCACGGACGCGGTGGACGTGGAGGCGGGTGAGGACGGTCGTCCGGTGGCGGTGCAGTCGGCGTTCGCCGCCTCGTACACCACCCGCTCCCGGGTCACCCGCGGCATCCCCGTCATCACGGTCAAGCCGAACAGCGCCCCCGTGGAGCCCGTGGAGGGTGCGGGGGCGGTGGAGGAGCTGGCGGTGGACTTCGCGGCCGGTGTGCGGGGTGCGCGGGTGGTGTCGCGGTCGGCGCGGGAGTCGACGGGGCGTCCGGAGCTGACGGAGGCCGCGATCGTGGTCTCCGGTGGCCGGGGGCTGGGTTCGGGCGAGAACTTCGCACTGATCGAGGCGCTCGCGGATGCGCTGGGCGGTGCGGTGGGCGCGTCGCGGGCTGCGGTGGACGCGGGCTGGTACCCGCACGCCCACCAGGTCGGGCAGACGGGTAAGAGTGTGTCGCCGCAGCTGTACATCGCTTCGGGTATCTCGGGCGCCATTCAGCACCGGGCGGGGATGCAGACGTCGAAGACGATCGTGGCGATCAACAAGGACGCCGAGGCCCCGATCTTCGACCTCGTCGACTACGGCGTCGTCGGCGACCTCCACACCGTCGTCCCCCAACTCACCGAAGAAGTGGCCGCCCGCAAGGGCTGA
- a CDS encoding geranylgeranyl reductase family protein has product MSSENGVTGAGSEAQGHSGPVWDVVVVGAGPAGASAAYAAAVAGRRVLLLEKAELPRYKTCGGGIIGPSRDSLPPGFELPFRDRVHAVTFTLNGRLSRTRRSKRMLFGLINRPEFDALLVEHAEKAGAVLRTGVAVSRVEQHGAAVPDRRTVAVVTTTGETILAHAVVGADGSASRIGKHVGVKLDQVDLGLEAEIPVPESVAEDWAGRVLIDWGPMPGSYGWVFPKGRTLTVGVIAARGEGSATKRYLEDFIARLGLAGFEPSISSGHLTRCRSDDSPLSRGRVLVCGDAAGLLEPWTREGISFALRSGRLAGEWAVRIAEAHDAVDARRQALNYAFAVKAGLGVEMAVGRRMLGVFERRPGLVHAALTGLRPAWRAFTDITRGSATLAGLVRGSGVARRALEALDRRMGDPGRTADRGAADSPDSPDRGSDDKEPSTT; this is encoded by the coding sequence GTGAGCAGCGAGAACGGTGTCACCGGGGCAGGATCGGAAGCACAGGGCCACAGCGGCCCGGTGTGGGACGTGGTGGTGGTCGGCGCGGGGCCGGCCGGAGCGTCCGCGGCCTATGCGGCGGCAGTGGCGGGCCGCCGGGTCCTCCTGCTGGAGAAGGCCGAACTCCCCCGCTACAAGACCTGCGGCGGCGGCATCATCGGCCCGTCGCGCGACAGCCTGCCGCCCGGCTTCGAACTGCCGTTCCGCGACCGGGTGCACGCGGTGACGTTCACCCTCAACGGCAGACTGTCGCGGACCCGGCGGTCGAAGAGGATGCTCTTCGGGCTGATCAACCGCCCCGAGTTCGACGCCCTGCTCGTGGAGCACGCCGAGAAGGCGGGCGCCGTCCTGCGGACGGGTGTCGCCGTCTCCCGGGTGGAGCAGCACGGCGCGGCCGTACCGGACCGGCGGACGGTGGCCGTGGTCACCACCACCGGGGAGACGATCCTGGCGCACGCGGTCGTCGGCGCGGACGGCAGTGCCAGCCGGATAGGGAAACACGTCGGCGTCAAGCTCGACCAGGTCGACCTGGGGCTTGAAGCCGAGATCCCGGTCCCCGAATCGGTCGCCGAGGACTGGGCCGGCCGGGTCCTGATCGACTGGGGCCCGATGCCCGGCAGTTACGGCTGGGTGTTCCCCAAGGGACGGACGCTCACCGTCGGGGTCATCGCCGCGCGCGGCGAGGGCTCTGCGACCAAGCGGTATCTGGAGGACTTCATCGCCCGTCTCGGGCTCGCCGGGTTCGAACCGTCGATCTCCTCCGGCCATCTCACCCGCTGCCGCAGCGACGACTCGCCGCTCTCCCGCGGCCGGGTCCTGGTCTGCGGCGACGCGGCCGGTCTGCTGGAGCCGTGGACCCGTGAAGGCATCTCCTTCGCCCTGCGGTCGGGTCGGCTCGCGGGGGAGTGGGCGGTCCGGATCGCGGAGGCCCACGACGCCGTCGACGCCCGGCGGCAGGCGCTGAACTACGCCTTCGCCGTCAAGGCCGGACTCGGGGTCGAGATGGCCGTGGGGCGGCGGATGCTCGGCGTCTTCGAGCGCCGCCCCGGTCTGGTCCACGCGGCCCTCACCGGGCTGCGCCCGGCCTGGCGGGCCTTCACCGACATCACGCGCGGCTCCGCGACCCTGGCCGGACTGGTCCGGGGCAGCGGGGTGGCCCGCAGGGCGCTGGAGGCACTGGACCGCAGGATGGGCGACCCTGGCCGTACCGCCGACCGGGGCGCGGCGGACTCGCCGGACTCGCCGGACCGCGGTTCGGACGACAAGGAGCCGTCGACGACGTAA
- a CDS encoding dipeptidase → MSDRRIAETVAGLMPRARTELAELVAFASVADPEQFPRSECEGAARWCADALRAEGFTDVSVLLTPDGTDSVYGYLPGPEGAPTVLLYAHYDVQPPLDPAGWVSPPFELTERDGRWYGRGAADCKGGFLMHLLALRALKADGGVPVHVKVIVEGSEEQGTGGLERYAEQHPELLAADAVVIGDTGNFRTGLPTVTATLRGMTMLRVRIDTLAGNLHSGQFGGAAPDALAALIRVLDSLRSEDGSTTVDGLTADQTWDGLAYPEDAFREDAKVLDGVGLIGSGAVADRVWARPAVTVLGIDCPPVVGATPSVQASARATVSLRVPPGQDAVAATELLTAHLEKHTPWGARVSVEQVGQGQPFRADTSSPAYTAMADAMRVAYPGQEMQTSGMGGSIPLCGTLAGLYPDAEILLIGLSDPAAQIHAVNESVSPEEMERMAVAEALFLRKYAASR, encoded by the coding sequence ATGTCGGACCGTCGGATCGCCGAGACCGTCGCGGGGCTCATGCCCCGGGCCCGTACCGAACTGGCGGAACTCGTGGCGTTCGCCTCGGTGGCGGACCCCGAGCAGTTCCCCAGGAGCGAGTGCGAGGGCGCAGCGCGCTGGTGCGCGGACGCGCTGCGCGCCGAGGGCTTCACGGACGTTTCGGTGCTCCTCACTCCGGACGGCACGGATTCGGTGTACGGCTATCTGCCGGGCCCGGAGGGCGCGCCGACGGTCCTGCTCTACGCGCACTACGACGTCCAGCCGCCGCTGGACCCGGCCGGCTGGGTCTCCCCGCCGTTCGAGCTGACCGAACGCGACGGCCGCTGGTACGGGCGCGGTGCCGCCGACTGCAAGGGCGGCTTCCTGATGCATCTGCTCGCGCTGCGCGCCCTCAAGGCGGACGGCGGGGTGCCGGTGCATGTGAAGGTGATCGTGGAGGGCTCGGAGGAGCAGGGCACCGGCGGTCTCGAACGGTACGCCGAGCAGCATCCGGAGCTGCTGGCGGCGGACGCCGTGGTGATCGGGGACACCGGTAACTTCCGGACCGGGCTGCCGACGGTGACGGCCACCCTGCGCGGGATGACCATGCTGCGGGTCCGGATCGACACCCTGGCCGGAAACCTTCACTCGGGTCAGTTCGGCGGTGCCGCGCCGGACGCGCTGGCCGCGCTCATCCGCGTACTGGACTCGCTGCGGTCCGAGGACGGTTCGACGACGGTCGACGGGCTGACCGCCGATCAGACGTGGGACGGTCTGGCCTATCCCGAGGACGCCTTCCGTGAGGACGCGAAGGTGCTGGACGGGGTGGGGCTGATCGGTTCCGGTGCGGTGGCCGACCGGGTGTGGGCGCGGCCCGCGGTGACGGTGCTGGGCATCGACTGCCCGCCGGTCGTCGGTGCCACTCCGTCGGTGCAGGCGAGCGCCCGGGCGACGGTCAGCCTGCGGGTGCCGCCGGGGCAGGACGCGGTGGCGGCCACCGAGCTGCTGACGGCGCATCTGGAGAAGCACACGCCGTGGGGTGCGCGGGTGTCGGTGGAGCAGGTCGGCCAGGGGCAGCCGTTCCGGGCGGACACCTCCAGCCCGGCGTACACGGCGATGGCGGACGCCATGCGGGTGGCGTATCCGGGCCAGGAGATGCAGACGTCGGGGATGGGCGGGTCGATCCCGCTCTGCGGCACCCTGGCGGGCCTCTACCCGGACGCCGAGATCCTGCTGATCGGGCTGAGCGACCCGGCGGCGCAGATCCACGCGGTGAACGAGTCGGTGTCCCCGGAGGAGATGGAACGCATGGCGGTGGCCGAGGCGCTGTTCCTGCGGAAGTACGCGGCGTCGCGGTAA
- a CDS encoding ROK family protein — protein MQTQLVAALDIGGTKIAGALVDGRGRIRLRAQRATPAREDGETVMRAVAEVLAELAAAPQWSRVSAVGIGSAGPVDASAGTVSPVNVPAWRDFPLVARVRRAAGGLPVGLVGDGVAMTAAEHWQGAARGHDNALCLVVSTGVGGGLVLGGRIHPGPTGNAGHIGHISVDFDGEPCPCGGRGCVEGIASGPNIARRALDGGWRPGPDGDASAAAVAAAARAGHPVARASFERAAQALAAGIAATAVLVEIDIAVVGGGVAGAGDVLFAPLRRSLCDYATLSFVRRLTVVPALTGTDAGLVGAAAAVVAPTGAGGAAGIADAV, from the coding sequence ATGCAGACGCAGCTCGTCGCCGCTCTCGACATCGGCGGTACCAAGATCGCCGGAGCACTGGTGGACGGCCGCGGCCGCATCCGGCTGCGAGCCCAGCGCGCCACCCCGGCCCGGGAGGACGGCGAGACCGTGATGCGCGCGGTGGCCGAGGTGCTGGCCGAACTCGCCGCAGCCCCCCAGTGGTCCCGGGTCTCGGCGGTCGGCATCGGCAGTGCCGGACCGGTCGACGCTTCGGCGGGTACGGTCAGTCCGGTCAACGTTCCGGCCTGGCGGGACTTCCCGTTGGTCGCACGGGTGCGCCGGGCCGCCGGCGGGCTGCCGGTCGGGCTCGTCGGTGACGGAGTGGCGATGACGGCCGCCGAACACTGGCAGGGCGCGGCCCGGGGGCATGACAACGCCCTCTGTCTGGTCGTCTCCACCGGGGTCGGCGGTGGGCTGGTGCTCGGCGGCCGGATCCACCCCGGCCCCACGGGCAATGCCGGTCATATCGGCCATATCAGTGTGGACTTCGACGGCGAGCCGTGTCCCTGCGGCGGGCGCGGCTGCGTCGAAGGGATCGCCAGCGGCCCCAATATCGCCCGGCGCGCCCTCGACGGAGGCTGGCGGCCCGGCCCCGACGGCGACGCCTCGGCCGCCGCGGTGGCGGCAGCCGCCCGCGCGGGGCACCCCGTCGCCCGGGCCTCCTTCGAGCGGGCCGCCCAGGCGCTCGCGGCGGGCATCGCGGCCACCGCGGTCCTCGTCGAGATCGACATCGCGGTCGTCGGCGGGGGAGTGGCGGGCGCCGGTGACGTCCTCTTCGCCCCGCTGCGCCGGAGCCTGTGCGACTACGCCACGCTCTCCTTCGTCCGCCGTCTCACCGTCGTCCCGGCGCTGACCGGCACCGATGCGGGGCTGGTCGGCGCCGCCGCGGCGGTGGTGGCCCCGACGGGGGCGGGTGGCGCGGCGGGCATTGCCGACGCGGTCTGA
- a CDS encoding nitroreductase/quinone reductase family protein: protein MSPVQPAQTPLQALRTPGAPGTPHSALLHQPPQAHGSHEPGAPRASRSGAAAHYVRPGLLDRAFGKLVGRLARRGVSLMGTAELSVLGRSSGEWRSIPVNPLGLEGADYLVSARGHSQWVRNMRAAGGGRLTLGRKVRHFSAVELTDAEKPAVLRAYLERWGWEVGRFFDGVTASSTDEELLAAAPRHPVFRITAEQ from the coding sequence ATGTCACCCGTACAGCCCGCTCAGACCCCCCTTCAGGCCCTTCGGACTCCTGGGGCTCCTGGGACCCCTCACTCCGCTCTGCTGCATCAGCCCCCTCAGGCCCATGGGTCGCACGAGCCCGGCGCGCCCCGGGCTTCCCGGTCCGGTGCGGCCGCCCACTATGTCCGCCCGGGCCTTCTCGACCGTGCCTTCGGCAAGCTCGTGGGCCGGCTGGCCCGGCGCGGAGTGAGCCTGATGGGGACGGCCGAACTGTCGGTCCTCGGGCGCAGCAGCGGCGAGTGGCGGAGTATCCCGGTCAACCCCCTGGGGTTGGAGGGCGCCGACTATCTGGTCTCGGCCCGCGGCCACTCCCAGTGGGTGCGCAATATGCGGGCGGCCGGGGGCGGACGGCTCACGCTGGGCCGCAAGGTGCGGCACTTCTCGGCGGTGGAGCTGACCGACGCCGAGAAGCCGGCCGTGCTCCGGGCCTATCTGGAGCGGTGGGGCTGGGAGGTCGGCCGGTTCTTCGACGGGGTGACCGCGTCGTCGACGGACGAGGAACTGCTGGCCGCCGCACCCCGGCACCCGGTCTTCCGGATCACCGCCGAACAGTGA
- a CDS encoding nuclear transport factor 2 family protein has product MSEETSDGVAEAIAGELELLSPRVRSDREAAGRLLDPEFVEVGASGRRWDREAMLSELAGAPGASEDGPRYRPSGMSGTALAPGIVHVTYEVVLGERRSRHSSVWRRRDGGGGWRLYYHQGTVVPPGTAETP; this is encoded by the coding sequence ATGAGCGAAGAGACGTCGGACGGTGTGGCCGAGGCGATCGCGGGCGAGCTGGAACTCCTGAGCCCGCGGGTGAGGTCGGACCGGGAGGCCGCCGGACGGCTGCTGGACCCGGAGTTCGTGGAGGTGGGCGCCTCGGGCCGCCGGTGGGACCGCGAGGCGATGCTGTCCGAACTGGCCGGGGCACCGGGCGCTTCCGAGGACGGCCCCCGGTACCGGCCCTCCGGTATGAGCGGGACCGCGCTGGCGCCGGGCATCGTGCATGTGACGTACGAGGTCGTCCTCGGGGAGCGGCGGTCCCGGCACAGTTCGGTCTGGCGGAGGCGGGACGGCGGGGGCGGGTGGCGCCTCTACTACCACCAGGGGACCGTCGTCCCGCCCGGCACGGCGGAGACTCCCTGA
- a CDS encoding NUDIX hydrolase has product MIVWINGAFGAGKTATAGELVDLIPNSTLYDPELIVAELRLLLPPKALDEVADVQDLPIWRRLVVDTAAAMLAQLGGVLVVPMTLLRQEYRDEIFGGLAARRIPVRQVLLRPDETILRARMAAREERERPLSRANGAHGSPGAAVASSANGAGAAGVAGGAVGRTMADTEGRGRWAYDHIEPYRAALEWLVADAFVVDNGPLDPRRTAHRIAEALRTGEAPVCEIVQTPEPTTETLAAGVLLFDDRDRVLLVDPTYKPGWEFPGGVVEPGEAPARAGMREVTEELGITLDRVPGLLVVDWEPPRPPGYGGLRLLFDGGRLDSADAARIRLPGQELRCWRFVAEREAAQLLPPNRYERLRWALRARERGVVLNLEAGVPVG; this is encoded by the coding sequence GTGATCGTCTGGATCAACGGTGCGTTCGGAGCAGGCAAAACGGCCACCGCAGGCGAACTGGTCGATCTGATCCCGAACAGCACGCTGTACGACCCCGAGCTCATCGTCGCGGAACTGCGCCTGCTGCTTCCGCCGAAGGCGCTCGACGAGGTGGCGGACGTCCAGGACCTGCCGATCTGGCGACGGCTCGTGGTGGACACGGCCGCCGCCATGCTGGCGCAACTGGGCGGGGTGCTGGTGGTGCCGATGACACTGCTGCGCCAGGAGTACCGGGACGAGATCTTCGGCGGCCTCGCGGCCCGCCGTATTCCGGTGCGGCAGGTGCTGTTGAGACCTGATGAAACGATACTGCGCGCCCGGATGGCGGCCCGTGAGGAGCGGGAGCGCCCGCTGTCCCGGGCGAACGGCGCGCACGGTTCGCCCGGCGCGGCCGTCGCGAGCAGTGCGAACGGGGCAGGTGCGGCAGGTGTTGCGGGCGGCGCGGTGGGCCGGACGATGGCGGACACCGAGGGCCGCGGCCGCTGGGCGTACGACCACATCGAGCCCTACCGCGCGGCGCTGGAGTGGCTCGTCGCCGATGCCTTCGTCGTCGACAACGGCCCGCTCGACCCGCGCCGCACCGCGCACCGCATCGCCGAGGCCCTGCGCACCGGGGAGGCTCCCGTCTGCGAGATCGTGCAGACGCCGGAGCCGACCACCGAGACCCTGGCCGCCGGGGTGCTCCTCTTCGACGACCGGGACCGGGTCCTGCTGGTCGATCCGACGTACAAGCCGGGATGGGAGTTCCCGGGCGGAGTGGTGGAACCGGGGGAGGCGCCCGCGCGCGCCGGGATGCGCGAGGTCACCGAGGAGTTGGGGATCACACTCGACCGGGTGCCCGGGCTGCTGGTCGTCGACTGGGAGCCGCCGCGTCCGCCCGGCTACGGCGGTCTGCGGCTGCTGTTCGACGGGGGCAGGCTGGACAGCGCCGATGCCGCGCGGATCAGGCTGCCGGGGCAGGAGTTGCGATGCTGGCGCTTCGTCGCGGAGCGCGAGGCGGCACAGCTGCTGCCACCGAACCGGTACGAGCGGCTCCGCTGGGCGCTGCGGGCCAGGGAGCGTGGGGTCGTCCTCAACCTGGAGGCAGGAGTCCCGGTCGGCTGA
- a CDS encoding LacI family DNA-binding transcriptional regulator: MKDVAARAGVGLKTVSRVVNGEPGVTADTERRVQEAIESLGFRRNDSARVLRKGRTASVGLVLEDLADPFYGPLSRAVEEVARAHGALLINGSSAEDPEREQELALALCARRVDGLIVIPAGNDHRYLEPEIKAGIATVFVDRPPGLIDADAVLSDSRGGARAGVAQLITHGHRRIGFIGDQPRIHTAVERLRGYRAAMEDAELPVHPSWISLGSTAPERVRGAVADMLDGPEPVTALFAGNNRIMVTVVRALAGRERPIALVGFDDIELADLLGITVIAQDAALLGRTAAERLFRRLDGFDDAPAHTTLATRLIARGSGEIPPQ; encoded by the coding sequence ATGAAGGATGTGGCGGCGCGCGCCGGGGTCGGACTGAAAACGGTCTCCCGGGTGGTCAACGGGGAGCCCGGGGTCACGGCCGATACCGAACGCCGGGTCCAGGAGGCCATCGAGTCCCTCGGTTTCCGCCGCAACGACAGCGCGCGGGTGCTGCGCAAGGGCCGGACGGCCTCCGTGGGCCTGGTACTCGAAGATCTCGCGGATCCGTTCTACGGACCGCTGAGCCGGGCGGTCGAGGAGGTGGCCCGGGCGCACGGCGCCCTGCTCATCAACGGTTCGAGCGCCGAGGACCCGGAGCGGGAGCAGGAGTTGGCGCTCGCCCTGTGCGCCCGGCGGGTGGACGGTCTGATCGTCATCCCGGCGGGGAACGACCACCGCTATCTGGAGCCGGAGATCAAGGCCGGGATCGCCACCGTCTTCGTCGACCGCCCGCCGGGGCTCATCGACGCGGACGCGGTCCTCTCCGACAGCCGCGGCGGTGCCCGGGCCGGGGTGGCGCAGCTGATCACCCACGGCCACCGCCGGATCGGGTTCATCGGCGACCAGCCGCGGATCCACACCGCGGTGGAGCGGCTGCGCGGTTACCGCGCGGCGATGGAGGACGCGGAGCTTCCGGTCCATCCGTCGTGGATCTCCCTGGGGTCGACGGCGCCCGAGCGGGTGCGCGGGGCGGTCGCGGACATGCTGGACGGCCCGGAGCCGGTCACGGCGCTCTTCGCGGGCAACAACCGGATCATGGTGACGGTGGTACGTGCCCTGGCGGGGCGGGAGCGGCCGATCGCGCTGGTCGGTTTCGACGATATCGAGCTCGCCGATCTGCTCGGCATCACGGTCATCGCGCAGGATGCGGCGCTGCTGGGCCGTACGGCCGCGGAGCGGCTGTTCCGGCGGCTGGACGGCTTCGACGACGCACCGGCCCATACGACCCTGGCGACCAGGCTGATCGCCCGCGGCTCGGGCGAGATTCCGCCGCAGTAG
- a CDS encoding DUF6986 family protein gives MGQQKRLPTTLDAEARATVGSFLAPVDAELARRYPGDPGTRQPVHTVYVPAESFTADTVRAWGDAALAALDEHAPDAGSFASVIGLPEALAGPVYERVRAKLEREPVEDLRIDFEDGYGGRTDSEEDRHAARAARLVADTCGNAGSPPYTGIRMKCMEAAVRERGIRTLDVFLTGLVERGGLPDGLVLTLPKVTYAEQVAAMARLLTAFEEAHGLDAGRIGFEIQVETSQAILAADGTATVARMIGAAEGRATGLHYGTFDYSACLGVGAAHQSSDHPAADHAKAVMQVAAAGTGVRVSDGSTNVLPVGPAAQVHEAWRLHYGLTRRALARAYYQGWDMHPGQLPTRYAAVFAFYREGLDKAAARLAAYANRTAGDVMDEPATARALSGYLLRGLDCGALDPAEVAGLTGLTRTDLESFGPPRGAAPTGAGPGA, from the coding sequence ATGGGTCAGCAGAAGCGGTTGCCAACCACTCTCGACGCGGAGGCCCGTGCGACCGTCGGTTCCTTCCTCGCGCCGGTGGACGCCGAACTCGCCCGCCGCTACCCCGGCGATCCCGGCACCCGGCAGCCCGTGCACACCGTCTACGTACCCGCCGAGTCCTTCACCGCCGACACCGTCCGGGCCTGGGGCGACGCGGCCCTGGCGGCCCTCGACGAACACGCCCCGGACGCGGGCTCCTTCGCCTCCGTCATCGGTCTGCCGGAGGCGCTCGCCGGGCCGGTGTACGAGCGGGTGCGGGCCAAGCTGGAGCGGGAGCCGGTCGAGGACCTGCGCATCGACTTCGAGGACGGCTACGGCGGCCGTACGGACTCCGAGGAGGACCGGCACGCCGCCCGTGCGGCGCGGCTCGTCGCCGACACCTGCGGGAACGCCGGCAGCCCTCCGTACACCGGGATCCGGATGAAGTGCATGGAGGCCGCCGTACGCGAACGGGGCATCCGTACCCTCGACGTCTTCCTCACCGGACTCGTCGAACGCGGCGGGCTGCCCGACGGCCTGGTACTGACTCTCCCCAAGGTGACCTACGCCGAACAGGTCGCCGCGATGGCCCGGTTGCTCACCGCGTTCGAGGAGGCCCACGGGCTCGACGCGGGCCGGATCGGCTTCGAGATCCAGGTAGAGACCAGCCAGGCGATCCTCGCCGCCGACGGAACCGCGACCGTCGCCCGGATGATCGGCGCCGCCGAAGGGCGCGCCACCGGACTGCACTACGGCACCTTCGACTACAGCGCCTGCCTCGGAGTCGGCGCGGCGCACCAGTCGAGCGACCACCCGGCCGCCGACCACGCCAAGGCCGTGATGCAGGTGGCCGCCGCGGGGACCGGGGTACGGGTGTCGGACGGCTCCACCAATGTGCTCCCCGTCGGGCCCGCCGCACAGGTCCACGAAGCCTGGCGACTCCACTACGGCCTCACCCGCCGGGCCCTGGCCCGCGCCTACTACCAGGGCTGGGACATGCACCCCGGGCAACTGCCCACCCGCTACGCCGCCGTGTTCGCCTTCTACCGGGAGGGCCTGGACAAGGCCGCCGCCCGGCTGGCCGCGTACGCGAACCGGACCGCGGGCGACGTGATGGACGAGCCCGCCACGGCGAGGGCCCTGAGCGGCTATCTCCTCCGCGGTCTGGACTGCGGCGCCCTCGACCCGGCCGAGGTCGCCGGGCTCACCGGACTGACCCGCACCGACCTGGAATCCTTCGGCCCGCCGCGCGGAGCGGCCCCCACGGGGGCCGGTCCGGGCGCATAG